Proteins from a single region of Dama dama isolate Ldn47 chromosome 14, ASM3311817v1, whole genome shotgun sequence:
- the FBXO44 gene encoding F-box only protein 44, with product MAVGNINELPENILLELFTHVPARQLLLRCRLVCSLWRDLIDLVTLWKRKCLREGFITEDWDQPVADWKVFYFLRSLRRNLLHNPCAEEGFEFWSLDVNGGDEWKVEDLSKDQRKEFPNDQVKKYFVTSYYTCLKSQVVDLKAEGYWEELMDTTRPDIQVKDWFAARPDCGSKYQLCVQLLSSAHAPLGTFQPDPAMIQQKSDAKWREVSHTFSNYPPGVRYIWFQHGGVDTHYWAGWYGPRVTNSSITIGPPLP from the exons ATGGCGGTGGGGAACATCAACGAGCTGCCGGAGAACATCCTACTCGAGTTGTTCACACACGTGCCCGCCCGCCAGCTGCTGCTGCGCTGCCGCCTGGTCTGTAGCCTCTGGCGGGACCTCATCGACCTCGTGACCCTCTGGAAGCGCAAGTGCCTGCGCGAGGGTTTCATTACCGAGGACTGGGACCAGCCCGTGGCCGACTGGAAGGTCTTTTACTTCCTCCGCAGCCTCCGCAGGAACCTCCTGCATAACCCATGTGCTGAAG AGGGCTTTGAATTCTGGAGCCTGGATGTGAATGGAGGTGATGAGTGGAAGGTGGAAGATCTGTCCAAAGACCAGAGGAAGGAATTCCCCAATGACCAGGTCAAGAAATACTTCGTGACTTCTTATTA CACCTGCCTCAAGTCCCAGGTGGTGGATCTCAAGGCCGAAGGGTACTGGGAGGAGCTGATGGACACCACACGGCCAGATATCCAGGTCAAGGACTG GTTTGCAGCCAGGCCAGATTGCGGGTCCAAGTACCAGCTGTGTGTTCAGCTCCTGTCATCAGCACACGCACCTCTGGGGACCTTCCAGCCAGACCCAGCAATGATCCAGCAGAAGAGCGATGCCAAGTGGAGGGAG gtctcccacactttCTCCAACTATCCGCCCGGCGTCCGCTACATCTGGTTTCAGCACGGCGGCGTGGACACTCACTACTGGGCCGGCTGGTACGGCCCGAGGGTCACCAACAGCAGCATCACCATCGGGCCCCCACTGCCATGA
- the MAD2L2 gene encoding mitotic spindle assembly checkpoint protein MAD2B isoform X1, with amino-acid sequence MTTLTRQDLNFGQVVADVLCEFLEVAVHLILYVREVYPVGIFQKRKKYNVPVQMSCHPELNQYIQDTLHCVKPLLEKNDVEKVVVVILDKEHRPVEKFVFEITQPPLLSISSDSLLSHVEQLLRAFILKISVCDAVLDHNPPVHTREAATRNMEKIQVIKDFPWILADEQDVHMHDPRLIPLKTMTSDILKMQLYVEERAHKSS; translated from the exons ATGACCACGCTCACGCGACAGGACCTTAACTTTGGTCAAG TGGTGGCCGATGTGCTCTGCGAGTTCCTGGAGGTGGCGGTGCACCTGATCCTCTACGTGCGTGAGGTCTACCCGGTGGGCATCTTCCAGAAGCGTAAGAAGTACAATGTGCCTGTCCAG ATGTCCTGTCATCCGGAGCTGAACCAGTATATCCAGGACACGCTGCACTGTGTCAAGCCGCTCCTGGAAAAG AATGATGTGGAGAAAGTGGTGGTGGTAATTTTGGACAAGGAGCACCGCCCAGTGGAGAAATTCGTCTTTGAAATCACCCAGCCCCCGCTGCTATCCATCAG cTCCGACTCCCTGCTGTCTCACGTGGAGCAGCTGCTCCGAGCCTTCATCCTGAAGATCAGTGTGTGTGATGCTGTTCTGGACCACAACCCCCCAG TGCACACGAGAGAAGCTGCCACTCGCAACATGGAGAAGATCCAGGTCATCAAG GACTTCCCCTGGATCCTGGCAGACGAGCAGGATGTCCACATGCACGACCCCCGACTGATACCTCTAAAGACCATGACATCAGACATCTTAAAG ATGCAGCTCTACGTAGAAGAGCGGGCGCATAAAAGCAGCTGA
- the FBXO6 gene encoding F-box only protein 6: MALVSINQLPENILLEVFTHVPARQLLRNCRPVCCLWRDLIDLVSLWKRKCLQEGYVTEDWDQPVADWKVFYFLCSLRRNLLRNPCAEEDMRSWKIDSNGGDQWKVESLPGAHGVDFPDSKVKKYFVTSYDMCLKSQLIDLKAEGYWEELLDKFRPDIVVKDWFAARADCGCTYHIRVQLTSADYLVLASFEPPPVTIHQWNDAKWTEVSHTFSDYPPGVRHILFQHGGRDTQFWAGWYGPRVTNSSVVISHRVTRNPPPAVAQP, encoded by the exons ATGGCCCTGGTCAGCATCAACCAGCTGCCCGAGAACATCCTGCTGGAGGTGTTCACGCACGTGCCCGCCCGCCAGCTGCTGCGGAACTGCCGCCCCGTCTGCTGCCTCTGGCGCGACCTCATTGACCTCGTGTCCCTCTGGAAGCGCAAGTGCCTGCAGGAGGGCTACGTCACCGAGGACTGGGACCAGCCTGTGGCCGACTGGAAGGTCTTCTACTTTCTGTGCAGTCTCCGCAGGAACCTGCTGCGCAACCCGTGTGCTGAAG AGGATATGAGATCCTGGAAAATTGACTCCAACGGAGGGGACCAGTGGAAGGTGGAGAGCCTCCCTGGAGCACATGGCGTAGACTTTCCTGACTCCAAAGTCAAGAAATACTTTGTCACGTCCTATGA TATGTGTCTCAAGTCCCAACTGATAGACCTCAAAGCCGAGGGCTACTGGGAGGAGCTACTGGACAAGTTCCGGCCGGACATCGTGGTTAAGGACTG GTTCGCCGCCAGAGCAGACTGTGGCTGCACCTACCACATCCGAGTACAGCTGACCTCAGCCGACTACCTCGTCCTGGCCTCCTTCGAGCCCCCACCCGTGACCATCCACCAGTGGAATGATGCCAAGTGGACAGAG gtTTCCCACACCTTCTCGGATTACCCTCCAGGTGTCCGCCACATCCTCTTTCAGCATGGGGGCAGGGACACCCAGTTCTGGGCAGGCTGGTATGGGCCCCGCGTCACCAACAGCAGCGTCGTCATCAGCCACAGGGTGACCAGGAACCCGCCCCCCGCCGTGGCGCAGCCCTAG
- the MAD2L2 gene encoding mitotic spindle assembly checkpoint protein MAD2B isoform X2, with protein MTTLTRQDLNFGQVVADVLCEFLEVAVHLILYVREVYPVGIFQKRKKYNVPVQMSCHPELNQYIQDTLHCVKPLLEKNDVEKVVVVILDKEHRPVEKFVFEITQPPLLSISSDSLLSHVEQLLRAFILKISVCDAVLDHNPPGCTFTVLVHTREAATRNMEKIQVIKDFPWILADEQDVHMHDPRLIPLKTMTSDILKMQLYVEERAHKSS; from the exons ATGACCACGCTCACGCGACAGGACCTTAACTTTGGTCAAG TGGTGGCCGATGTGCTCTGCGAGTTCCTGGAGGTGGCGGTGCACCTGATCCTCTACGTGCGTGAGGTCTACCCGGTGGGCATCTTCCAGAAGCGTAAGAAGTACAATGTGCCTGTCCAG ATGTCCTGTCATCCGGAGCTGAACCAGTATATCCAGGACACGCTGCACTGTGTCAAGCCGCTCCTGGAAAAG AATGATGTGGAGAAAGTGGTGGTGGTAATTTTGGACAAGGAGCACCGCCCAGTGGAGAAATTCGTCTTTGAAATCACCCAGCCCCCGCTGCTATCCATCAG cTCCGACTCCCTGCTGTCTCACGTGGAGCAGCTGCTCCGAGCCTTCATCCTGAAGATCAGTGTGTGTGATGCTGTTCTGGACCACAACCCCCCAG GCTGTACCTTCACCGTCTTAGTGCACACGAGAGAAGCTGCCACTCGCAACATGGAGAAGATCCAGGTCATCAAG GACTTCCCCTGGATCCTGGCAGACGAGCAGGATGTCCACATGCACGACCCCCGACTGATACCTCTAAAGACCATGACATCAGACATCTTAAAG ATGCAGCTCTACGTAGAAGAGCGGGCGCATAAAAGCAGCTGA